From Vreelandella neptunia, the proteins below share one genomic window:
- the rplE gene encoding 50S ribosomal protein L5, translated as MANLKERYQNEVAAQLKEEFSYANVMQVPRITKVTLNMGIGEAVNDKKLIDNAIGDLEKLSGQKPLVTKARKSIAGFKVREGWPIGIKVTLRAERMWDFLDRLVYIAIPRVRDFRGLNPKSFDGRGNYSMGVREQIIFPEIEYDKIDRIRGLDVTITTTAKTDEEGRALLTALNFPFKK; from the coding sequence ATGGCGAACTTGAAAGAACGTTATCAAAACGAGGTAGCAGCTCAACTCAAAGAAGAGTTCAGCTATGCCAACGTTATGCAGGTACCCCGGATCACGAAAGTGACTCTGAACATGGGTATCGGCGAAGCAGTCAACGATAAAAAGTTGATTGACAATGCCATCGGCGACCTAGAGAAACTCTCTGGTCAAAAACCGTTGGTGACCAAGGCACGTAAGTCCATCGCGGGCTTCAAGGTGCGCGAAGGTTGGCCAATCGGAATCAAGGTAACACTGCGCGCTGAGCGTATGTGGGACTTCTTGGACCGTTTGGTTTACATCGCGATTCCCCGCGTGCGTGACTTCCGTGGTCTCAACCCGAAGTCTTTCGACGGTCGTGGCAATTACTCCATGGGTGTGCGTGAGCAGATCATCTTCCCGGAGATCGAGTATGATAAAATCGATCGCATCCGGGGGTTGGACGTCACTATCACTACGACCGCCAAAACCGACGAGGAAGGTCGTGCGCTGCTAACCGCGCTGAACTTCCCGTTCAAGAAATAG
- the rplP gene encoding 50S ribosomal protein L16 → MLQPKRMKFRKMMKGRNRGLAHRGSKISFGEYGLKATGRGRITARQIEAGRRAITRHVKRGGKIWIRVFPDKPISKKPLEVRMGKGKGSVEYWVAQIQPGRVLYEIEGVSEELAREAFELAAQKMPLSTTFAKRTVM, encoded by the coding sequence ATGTTACAGCCCAAGCGTATGAAATTCCGCAAGATGATGAAAGGCCGCAACCGTGGCCTGGCGCATCGCGGAAGCAAGATCAGCTTCGGGGAATACGGCCTTAAAGCTACTGGTCGCGGCCGCATCACTGCGCGTCAGATCGAAGCAGGCCGTCGTGCGATCACACGTCACGTAAAGCGTGGCGGTAAAATCTGGATCCGCGTCTTCCCTGATAAGCCGATCTCCAAGAAGCCGCTCGAAGTTCGTATGGGTAAAGGTAAAGGTTCTGTTGAGTACTGGGTTGCCCAGATCCAACCGGGTCGGGTCCTGTATGAAATTGAAGGCGTGTCGGAAGAGCTCGCTCGTGAAGCGTTTGAGCTTGCCGCACAGAAAATGCCCTTATCCACCACCTTTGCGAAACGGACGGTGATGTGA
- the rplN gene encoding 50S ribosomal protein L14, with translation MIQTQTMLDVADNSGARRVQCIKVLGGSHRRYARVGDIIKVTVKEAIPRGKVKKGQVLKAVVVRTRSGVRRPDGSLIRFDGNAAVLLNNTNEQPIGTRIFGPVTRELRNEKFMKIISLAPEVL, from the coding sequence ATGATTCAGACTCAGACAATGCTGGATGTCGCCGACAACAGCGGAGCGCGCCGGGTGCAGTGCATCAAGGTGTTAGGCGGTTCACACCGTCGTTACGCTCGCGTTGGTGATATCATCAAGGTCACGGTTAAGGAAGCGATTCCGCGTGGCAAGGTCAAAAAAGGCCAGGTGCTAAAAGCGGTCGTGGTCCGGACCCGTAGTGGCGTCCGTCGTCCCGACGGTTCGCTCATCCGTTTCGATGGAAATGCGGCAGTTTTGTTGAATAACACCAACGAACAGCCCATCGGTACCCGTATTTTTGGGCCGGTGACTCGTGAACTTCGTAATGAAAAGTTCATGAAGATCATTTCCTTAGCGCCTGAAGTGCTGTAA
- the rplB gene encoding 50S ribosomal protein L2, with translation MAIVKTKPTSAGRRHVVKIVGEELFKGRAYAPLLEKQSKSGGRNNYGRITTRHVGGGHRHHYRLIDFKRTKDGIPATVERLEHDPNRSAHIALLKYADGERRYIIAPKGVSAGDVLESGVNASIKKGNALPLRNVPLGSTVHCIELKPGKGAQIARSAGTSAQLVAREGNYATLRLRSGEMRKVLAECRATLGEVSNSEHSLRQLGKAGAKRWRGVRPTVRGVAMNPVDHPHGGGEGRTSGGRHPVSPWGVPTKGHKTRKNKRTDKLIIRRRNKTR, from the coding sequence ATGGCAATCGTCAAGACCAAACCCACTTCCGCCGGTCGTCGCCACGTCGTCAAGATCGTTGGCGAGGAACTGTTTAAAGGCCGTGCCTATGCACCGCTTTTGGAAAAACAGTCCAAGTCCGGCGGCCGGAATAACTACGGTCGTATCACCACCCGCCACGTGGGCGGTGGTCATCGTCACCACTATCGGTTGATCGATTTCAAGCGCACCAAGGATGGCATTCCTGCCACCGTTGAGCGCCTGGAGCACGATCCCAACCGCAGTGCGCACATTGCACTGCTGAAGTATGCCGATGGTGAGCGTCGTTACATCATTGCACCGAAAGGTGTCAGCGCGGGTGACGTGCTGGAATCGGGTGTTAACGCGTCAATCAAGAAAGGCAATGCCTTGCCGCTGCGTAACGTCCCGTTGGGTTCTACGGTGCACTGCATCGAACTCAAGCCGGGTAAAGGTGCGCAGATTGCTCGCAGTGCCGGTACAAGCGCCCAGTTGGTTGCTCGTGAAGGTAACTATGCCACCCTGCGTCTTCGCTCTGGCGAAATGCGTAAAGTGTTGGCCGAGTGCCGCGCGACGTTGGGTGAAGTGAGCAACTCTGAGCACAGCCTGCGTCAACTTGGCAAGGCCGGTGCGAAGCGCTGGAGAGGCGTGCGTCCGACTGTTCGCGGTGTCGCGATGAACCCAGTCGATCACCCACACGGTGGTGGCGAAGGCCGCACCAGTGGTGGTCGTCACCCGGTATCCCCATGGGGTGTGCCGACTAAGGGTCACAAGACGCGTAAGAACAAGCGCACCGACAAGCTGATCATTCGTCGTCGTAACAAGACGCGTTGA
- the rplO gene encoding 50S ribosomal protein L15 translates to MKLNSLSPAPGSKHAAKRVGRGIGSGLGKTGGRGHKGQKSRSGGSVKPGFEGGQMPLQRRLPKFGFTSAKSLVSEEVRLAELSKVAGGEVTMATLKEANVLKDSTLHAKIILSGELKTAVTVRGIKVTKGAREAIEAAGGKVED, encoded by the coding sequence ATGAAACTTAATAGCCTAAGCCCGGCTCCGGGCTCCAAACACGCTGCGAAGCGCGTTGGACGTGGCATCGGTTCCGGTCTTGGTAAGACCGGTGGCCGTGGTCACAAAGGTCAGAAATCACGTAGTGGCGGCAGTGTTAAGCCCGGTTTCGAAGGCGGTCAGATGCCTTTGCAGCGTCGTTTGCCGAAATTCGGTTTTACGTCTGCAAAATCTCTGGTCTCTGAAGAAGTACGCCTGGCTGAGCTGTCAAAAGTAGCCGGTGGCGAAGTCACCATGGCTACTTTGAAAGAAGCCAACGTGCTGAAGGACTCTACGCTACACGCGAAGATCATCCTTTCTGGCGAACTGAAAACGGCGGTTACCGTTCGCGGAATCAAGGTCACCAAAGGTGCCCGTGAAGCGATCGAAGCCGCTGGCGGCAAGGTAGAGGACTAA
- the rpsC gene encoding 30S ribosomal protein S3: MGQKVNPTGIRLGIVKDHASVWYAERGAYADKLNNDLEVRSFLEERLKSASVSRIHIERPANNARITIHTARPGIVIGKKGEDVDRLRRDLTQMMGVPVHVNIEEVRKPELDAKLVAANVAGQLERRVMFRRAMKRAVQNAMRLGAGGIKIQLSGRLGGAEIARTEWYREGRVPLHTLRADIDYATYEAHTTYGVIGVKVWIFKGEILGGIEEVRAKAKQQQPSGNAPKKKGSR, encoded by the coding sequence ATGGGTCAGAAAGTCAATCCAACAGGCATTCGACTGGGCATCGTCAAAGACCATGCTTCTGTCTGGTATGCTGAGCGCGGCGCTTACGCCGATAAGCTCAATAACGATCTCGAAGTGCGTAGCTTCCTGGAAGAGCGTCTTAAAAGCGCCTCTGTTAGCCGCATCCACATCGAGCGTCCGGCGAACAATGCCCGCATCACCATTCACACTGCCCGTCCGGGTATCGTGATTGGTAAGAAAGGTGAAGATGTCGACCGTTTGCGTCGCGATCTCACCCAGATGATGGGCGTTCCCGTGCATGTGAACATCGAAGAAGTTCGCAAGCCGGAGCTGGATGCCAAGCTAGTCGCTGCTAACGTAGCGGGTCAGCTTGAGCGTCGCGTCATGTTCCGTCGTGCTATGAAGCGCGCGGTACAGAACGCAATGCGTCTTGGCGCTGGTGGCATCAAGATTCAGCTGTCAGGTCGTCTTGGTGGCGCTGAAATCGCACGTACCGAATGGTACCGCGAAGGTCGCGTTCCGCTGCACACGTTGCGTGCGGATATCGACTACGCCACTTACGAAGCTCACACCACCTATGGCGTTATCGGCGTCAAAGTGTGGATCTTCAAGGGTGAAATTCTCGGCGGTATCGAGGAAGTACGTGCCAAGGCTAAGCAACAGCAGCCTTCCGGCAACGCGCCCAAGAAGAAAGGTTCCAGGTAA
- the rpmC gene encoding 50S ribosomal protein L29, with protein MKAQEIREKSAGELQEQLLELLREQFNLRMQKATGQLSQTHLLKQVRRDIARVKTLLNEKAGD; from the coding sequence ATGAAAGCCCAGGAAATTCGTGAAAAGTCCGCAGGAGAGCTCCAGGAGCAACTCCTCGAACTCCTCCGCGAGCAGTTTAACCTGCGCATGCAGAAGGCCACTGGCCAACTGAGCCAGACTCATCTGCTCAAGCAGGTCCGCCGGGATATCGCCCGCGTTAAGACTTTGCTCAACGAGAAGGCAGGTGATTGA
- the rplD gene encoding 50S ribosomal protein L4: MNLNLAAGTGTVEVADATFGKEFNEALVHQVVTAYLAAGRQGTRAQKSRSDVRGGGKKPWRQKGTGRARAGTIRSPLWRSGGVTFAARPQDYTQKVNRKMYRAAMRSILSELVRQERLVAIEEFVVDAPKTKQVAAKLKELNLEKVLIVTEEVDEKLYLAARNLPHVDVVDVAAADPVSLVAFDKVLITVSALRKFEEKLA, from the coding sequence ATGAATCTGAATCTTGCTGCAGGCACGGGTACCGTTGAAGTAGCCGACGCCACTTTTGGCAAAGAATTCAACGAAGCGCTCGTTCACCAGGTTGTCACTGCCTATTTGGCGGCTGGTCGTCAGGGAACCCGCGCACAAAAGAGTCGTTCCGACGTTCGTGGCGGTGGTAAAAAGCCGTGGCGTCAGAAAGGCACCGGTCGTGCACGTGCCGGTACCATCCGCTCTCCGCTATGGCGTAGTGGTGGCGTAACCTTCGCGGCGCGTCCGCAAGACTACACCCAGAAGGTTAACCGCAAGATGTACCGTGCAGCGATGCGCTCCATCTTGTCAGAGCTGGTACGTCAAGAGCGTTTAGTCGCGATTGAAGAATTCGTCGTTGATGCGCCTAAGACCAAGCAGGTAGCTGCCAAGCTAAAAGAGCTCAACCTTGAGAAAGTGTTGATCGTTACTGAAGAAGTTGACGAAAAGCTCTATTTAGCCGCGCGCAACCTTCCCCACGTTGACGTGGTGGATGTCGCGGCAGCTGACCCGGTAAGCCTGGTAGCCTTTGATAAGGTGCTGATTACCGTCTCCGCCCTGCGTAAATTCGAGGAGAAGCTGGCATGA
- the rpsQ gene encoding 30S ribosomal protein S17: MAEENTKRTLTGKVVSDKMDKSIVVMIERRERHPIYGKYVKRSTKLHAHDEANQAKAGDTVSIQECRPLSKKKAWTLVEVVEHAKG, from the coding sequence ATGGCCGAAGAAAACACAAAGCGTACGCTCACCGGTAAAGTGGTGAGCGATAAGATGGACAAGTCCATCGTCGTCATGATCGAGCGGCGCGAGCGTCACCCGATCTACGGAAAATACGTTAAGCGCTCCACCAAGCTGCACGCCCATGATGAGGCGAACCAGGCTAAGGCAGGCGATACGGTCTCTATTCAAGAGTGCCGTCCGCTTTCCAAGAAAAAAGCTTGGACGCTGGTCGAGGTGGTTGAACACGCCAAGGGTTAA
- the rpsH gene encoding 30S ribosomal protein S8: MSMQDTLADMFTRIRNAQMATKETATMPSSKLKVQVARVLKEEGYIADFAVAEGVKPELTVTLKYFEGKPVIEHIQRVSKPSLRRYMGKDNLPKVADGLGIAIVTTSNGVMTDRAARQAGVGGEVICTVF, translated from the coding sequence ATGAGCATGCAAGACACTCTGGCGGATATGTTTACCCGTATCCGCAATGCGCAGATGGCCACCAAGGAGACGGCAACCATGCCGTCCTCCAAGCTGAAAGTGCAAGTGGCCCGAGTGCTAAAGGAAGAAGGCTACATTGCCGACTTTGCGGTAGCGGAGGGCGTTAAGCCCGAGCTAACCGTAACTCTCAAGTACTTTGAGGGTAAGCCGGTCATTGAGCACATTCAGCGGGTTTCCAAGCCGTCCCTGCGCCGCTACATGGGCAAGGACAACTTGCCTAAGGTTGCCGATGGCCTGGGTATCGCGATTGTCACCACATCCAATGGTGTCATGACCGATCGTGCCGCGCGCCAAGCGGGTGTCGGTGGCGAAGTCATCTGCACCGTATTCTAG
- the rpsJ gene encoding 30S ribosomal protein S10 → MQNQKIRIRLKAFDHRLIDQSTAEIVETAKRTGAQVRGPIPLPTNRERYTILISPHVNKDARDQYEIRTHKRVLDIVEPTEKTVDALMKLDLAAGVDVQIKLN, encoded by the coding sequence ATGCAGAACCAAAAGATTCGCATTCGGTTGAAAGCTTTCGACCATCGCCTGATCGATCAGTCTACAGCGGAGATTGTTGAAACCGCTAAACGTACTGGTGCTCAGGTTCGTGGTCCGATTCCGCTGCCGACCAACCGCGAGCGTTACACCATTCTGATCTCACCGCACGTCAACAAAGATGCGCGTGACCAGTATGAGATTCGTACGCACAAGCGTGTGCTCGACATTGTTGAGCCGACCGAAAAAACTGTTGATGCTTTGATGAAACTTGATCTCGCCGCAGGCGTAGACGTGCAAATCAAACTCAACTAA
- the rplV gene encoding 50S ribosomal protein L22, translating into MEVTAKLLGARLSAQKARLVADQVRGKPVAEALDLLTFSPKKAAKLVKKVLQSAIANAEENNGMDIDELRVSTICVDEGMTLKRIKPRAKGRADRILKRTCHITVKVAEK; encoded by the coding sequence ATGGAAGTCACAGCTAAGCTGCTTGGCGCTCGTTTATCCGCCCAGAAGGCCCGTTTGGTGGCTGACCAGGTGCGCGGTAAACCTGTCGCCGAGGCACTCGACCTGCTGACCTTCTCACCGAAGAAGGCTGCCAAGCTGGTTAAGAAGGTGCTGCAATCCGCGATTGCAAACGCGGAAGAAAATAACGGCATGGATATTGACGAGCTGCGTGTCTCGACCATCTGCGTCGATGAGGGCATGACGCTCAAGCGTATCAAGCCGCGTGCCAAGGGGCGTGCGGATCGTATCTTGAAGCGCACGTGCCACATCACCGTCAAGGTAGCCGAGAAGTAG
- the rpmD gene encoding 50S ribosomal protein L30 has translation MAATIKFTQIRSTIGIMPKHKATMKGLGLRRIGHTVELEDTPAVRGMIHKVNYLVRVEGE, from the coding sequence ATGGCAGCAACGATCAAGTTTACCCAGATCCGGAGCACCATCGGCATCATGCCCAAGCACAAAGCTACTATGAAAGGCTTGGGTCTGCGTCGCATCGGTCATACGGTTGAACTGGAAGACACCCCCGCCGTACGCGGCATGATCCACAAGGTTAACTACCTTGTGCGCGTTGAGGGAGAGTAA
- the rpsN gene encoding 30S ribosomal protein S14, with protein sequence MAKKSMVERELKRTQLVAKYATKRAELKKIISDVNTTEEDRFEATLKLQQLPRDSSPVRQRNRCRITGRPHGFYNKFGLGRNKLREAAMRGDVPGLKKSSW encoded by the coding sequence ATGGCTAAGAAAAGTATGGTAGAGCGTGAGCTTAAGCGTACTCAGCTGGTCGCGAAGTATGCGACCAAGCGCGCTGAACTCAAGAAGATCATCTCAGACGTTAACACGACTGAGGAAGACCGCTTCGAGGCGACGCTGAAGCTGCAGCAACTGCCGCGCGACTCAAGCCCGGTGCGTCAGCGTAATCGCTGCCGTATCACCGGTCGTCCGCACGGTTTTTACAACAAGTTCGGCCTCGGCCGTAACAAGCTGCGTGAAGCCGCCATGCGTGGCGACGTTCCTGGGTTGAAAAAATCCAGTTGGTAA
- the rplX gene encoding 50S ribosomal protein L24 produces the protein MQKIKRDDEVIVIAGKDKGKRGTVKRVLENRFLVSGVNMIKRHTKPNPMAGNQGGIVEREAPIHASNVAIFNSETGKADRVGFQVKEDGTKVRIYKSTQTQIDA, from the coding sequence ATGCAAAAGATCAAACGTGACGATGAAGTCATCGTCATCGCCGGGAAGGATAAAGGCAAGCGTGGCACCGTTAAGCGGGTATTAGAAAACCGCTTTTTGGTGTCCGGTGTGAACATGATTAAACGTCACACCAAGCCAAATCCCATGGCGGGTAATCAGGGCGGTATCGTCGAGCGTGAGGCTCCGATTCACGCGTCCAACGTAGCCATCTTCAATTCGGAGACCGGTAAGGCGGATCGCGTCGGCTTCCAAGTGAAGGAAGACGGTACCAAGGTACGTATCTACAAGTCGACGCAGACGCAGATCGACGCCTAA
- the rplF gene encoding 50S ribosomal protein L6, translated as MSRIAKYPVKVPAGVDIKINADQLTAKGGQGTLSMTIHSDVVVGQEDGQLTFAPSESAKSWAMAGTTRALVQNLVTGVSEGFTRTLEIVGVGYRAQAKGQTLNLSLGFSHPVDYELPEGVSAETPKNTVIVLKSADKQQLGQCAAEIRAFRPPEPYKGKGVRYADEQVRRKEAKKK; from the coding sequence ATGTCCCGCATAGCGAAATATCCGGTTAAAGTGCCTGCCGGCGTTGATATTAAAATCAATGCTGACCAGCTGACCGCCAAAGGCGGCCAGGGCACGCTATCTATGACCATCCACTCTGATGTAGTGGTCGGTCAGGAAGATGGCCAGCTGACCTTCGCCCCGAGCGAATCTGCCAAGAGCTGGGCAATGGCCGGTACTACCCGCGCCTTGGTTCAGAACCTGGTAACGGGCGTATCCGAGGGTTTTACACGGACTCTCGAAATTGTTGGCGTCGGTTATCGTGCCCAAGCTAAGGGCCAGACGCTCAATCTTTCACTGGGCTTCTCGCACCCGGTCGACTACGAACTGCCTGAAGGTGTGTCAGCGGAAACGCCGAAGAACACCGTTATCGTGCTGAAAAGCGCCGATAAGCAGCAGCTCGGCCAGTGCGCCGCGGAAATCCGCGCCTTCCGTCCCCCTGAGCCGTATAAAGGTAAGGGTGTTCGGTACGCCGACGAGCAGGTGCGTCGCAAAGAAGCCAAGAAGAAGTAA
- the rpsS gene encoding 30S ribosomal protein S19, with the protein MPRSLKKGPFIDLHLLKKVEAAVEKNDRKPIKTWSRRSMILPNMVGLTIAVHNGRQHVPVHVSEEMVGHKLGEFAATRTYRGHAADKKAKR; encoded by the coding sequence GTGCCACGTTCACTAAAGAAAGGTCCCTTCATTGACCTTCATCTTTTGAAGAAGGTAGAGGCTGCAGTGGAGAAGAACGACCGTAAACCGATCAAGACCTGGTCGCGTCGTTCTATGATCCTGCCCAATATGGTAGGCCTCACTATCGCGGTCCATAACGGTCGCCAACACGTCCCGGTGCACGTATCCGAGGAAATGGTTGGCCACAAATTGGGCGAATTCGCTGCTACCCGCACTTATCGTGGGCATGCGGCGGATAAAAAAGCCAAACGGTAA
- the rpsE gene encoding 30S ribosomal protein S5, with protein sequence MAKNEQQSGDLQEKLVQVNRVAKVVKGGRIFGFTALTVVGDGKGRVGFGRGKAREVPVAIQKAMDQARRNMVKVNLAGHTLQYPVKARHGASKVYMQPASEGTGIIAGGAMRSVLELAGVHDVLAKCYGSTNPVNVVRATVKGLSSMQAPEDVAAKRGLSVEAITG encoded by the coding sequence ATGGCGAAGAACGAACAGCAAAGCGGTGATCTGCAAGAGAAGTTAGTGCAGGTCAACCGCGTCGCCAAGGTGGTCAAGGGTGGTCGTATTTTCGGCTTCACCGCACTGACCGTCGTTGGTGATGGTAAAGGTCGTGTCGGTTTCGGTCGTGGCAAGGCGCGTGAAGTGCCGGTCGCAATCCAGAAAGCGATGGATCAAGCTCGTCGCAACATGGTCAAGGTGAACCTTGCTGGCCATACGCTGCAGTACCCGGTCAAAGCCCGTCACGGTGCTTCCAAGGTGTACATGCAGCCGGCCTCTGAAGGTACCGGTATCATCGCCGGTGGCGCCATGCGCTCTGTACTAGAGCTCGCCGGTGTCCACGACGTACTGGCCAAGTGCTACGGTTCCACTAACCCGGTTAACGTGGTACGAGCGACTGTTAAAGGTCTCTCCTCCATGCAAGCACCGGAAGACGTGGCCGCTAAGCGCGGTCTGTCTGTCGAAGCGATCACGGGGTAA
- the rplC gene encoding 50S ribosomal protein L3 — protein MTIGLVGKKAGMTRVFTEDGASVPVTVIEVDPNRVTRVKSVESDGYAAIQVTSGSRKAKHLTKAQAGQFAKAGVEAGRALMEFRLAEGEEIPEVGGEITVSLFEAGQMVDVTGTSKGKGFQGAVKRWNFRTQDMTHGNSLSHRAPGSIGMCQTPGRVFKGKKMAGQMGNARCTVQSLEIVRVDAERNLLLIKGAVPGAPGSDVIVRSAVKAG, from the coding sequence ATGACTATCGGTTTAGTCGGTAAAAAGGCCGGGATGACCCGTGTCTTTACCGAAGACGGCGCGTCTGTGCCCGTAACCGTTATTGAAGTTGATCCTAATCGTGTTACACGCGTTAAATCTGTCGAGTCTGACGGTTACGCAGCGATTCAGGTCACATCTGGCTCTCGTAAAGCTAAGCACCTCACCAAAGCGCAAGCTGGACAGTTTGCCAAGGCGGGTGTTGAAGCTGGTCGTGCACTGATGGAATTTCGTCTTGCAGAAGGCGAAGAGATTCCTGAAGTAGGCGGCGAAATCACCGTATCCCTCTTCGAAGCTGGTCAAATGGTTGACGTGACTGGCACCTCTAAGGGTAAAGGCTTCCAGGGTGCTGTTAAGCGCTGGAACTTCCGCACCCAAGATATGACTCACGGTAACTCTCTGTCGCATCGCGCGCCGGGTTCTATCGGCATGTGTCAGACTCCGGGTCGCGTTTTCAAAGGCAAAAAGATGGCCGGTCAAATGGGTAACGCCCGTTGCACCGTGCAGAGCCTTGAGATCGTCCGTGTCGACGCCGAGCGTAACCTGCTGCTGATTAAAGGCGCCGTACCGGGTGCTCCCGGTAGTGACGTTATCGTTCGCAGCGCCGTGAAAGCAGGCTGA
- the rplW gene encoding 50S ribosomal protein L23, with product MNQERVFKVLLGPHVTEKAAMAAERNQYVFKVASDATKPEIKKAVEALFGKKVGSVQVLNMKGKTKRTANGVGLRKGYRKAYVTLAAGETLEDFSGAE from the coding sequence ATGAACCAGGAACGCGTATTTAAGGTTCTGCTTGGGCCGCACGTGACCGAAAAGGCCGCAATGGCAGCCGAGCGCAACCAGTACGTTTTCAAGGTGGCATCTGATGCTACCAAGCCCGAGATCAAAAAGGCCGTTGAAGCACTCTTCGGCAAAAAGGTCGGTAGTGTTCAGGTACTGAACATGAAGGGTAAAACAAAGCGTACTGCGAACGGCGTTGGCCTGCGTAAGGGTTACCGCAAAGCGTATGTGACCCTGGCTGCGGGTGAAACGCTCGAAGACTTCTCTGGCGCCGAATAA
- the rplR gene encoding 50S ribosomal protein L18: MNAKKESRLRRARRARAKIRELGVYRLCVNRTPRHIYAQIISPDGGKVLASASTLDKALREGATGNSDAASKVGALIAERAKEAGITQVAFDRAGFKYHGRVKALADAAREGGLEF, translated from the coding sequence ATGAACGCGAAGAAAGAATCTCGTCTCCGTCGTGCCCGCCGCGCTCGCGCAAAGATCCGCGAGCTGGGCGTGTATCGCCTGTGCGTCAACCGTACCCCGCGTCACATCTATGCGCAGATTATCTCGCCGGATGGTGGCAAAGTGCTAGCCAGTGCTTCTACGCTGGACAAAGCACTGCGCGAGGGTGCGACCGGCAACTCAGATGCGGCCTCTAAAGTAGGTGCTCTGATTGCTGAACGCGCTAAAGAAGCAGGCATCACCCAGGTGGCCTTCGACCGTGCTGGCTTTAAGTATCACGGCCGCGTCAAGGCGCTGGCCGACGCCGCACGTGAAGGCGGCCTGGAATTCTAA